Proteins encoded by one window of Misgurnus anguillicaudatus chromosome 4, ASM2758022v2, whole genome shotgun sequence:
- the plekhs1.1 gene encoding pleckstrin homology domain-containing family S member 1: protein MEWICKAFKCNASYVLFMKAENPKDKVQREYFFIGETSEEADGWFNALLQVQKYNKYSTDSEPQNTTKLYSRQISSTSQPVPLNINEPKSTDDNSDDSDQDGGDRVPPLPPKRISVHEFGKTETHKCDQQHRRHPSILEVEMDHTAEESSKDNKLSSGKRATATEESLLDCVTKAFNNMHTHQKSDEGEETLSETQTPVKEICLRLDDLASLKLTDEAGKPCVSECKQTEVTCLLHKGDQILAVNDLRTDTAEEVKTYLGRINGHEVKLTIQQHPNSNPLHSEETEDIV, encoded by the exons ATGGAATGGATCTGTAAAGCCTTTAAGTGTAATGCATCCTATGTACTGTTCATGAAGGCAGAAAATCCTAAAGACAAGGTTCAAAGAGAGTATTTCTTCATAGGAGAAACCAG TGAAGAAGCAGATGGATGGTTCAATGCCTTACTCCAGGTGCAAAAG TATAACAAATACAGCACCGACTCTGAACCACAAAACACAACTAAATTATATTCAAGACAG ATTAGTTCTACATCACAACCTGTACCACTAAACATTAATGAACCCAAGTCTACTGATGACAACTCAGACGATAGTGATCAG GATGGAGGTGATCGTGTACCACCACTGCCTCCCAAAAGGATATCAGTACATGAATTTGGCAAAACTGAGACCCATAAATGTGACCAACAACACAGGAGGCACCCATCCATATTAGAG GTGGAAATGGATCATACTGCAGAGGAAAGCAGCAAAGACAACAAATTATCATCAGG GAAAAGGGCTACCGCTACTGAAGAAAGTCTTCTAGATTGTGTCACGAAAGCTTTTAATAATATGCACACACACCAAAAATCCGATGAGGGGGAAGAAACTCTGAG TGAAACACAGACCCCTGTTAAGGAGATCTGTTTACGTCTTGATGATCTCGCCAGCTTGAAATTAACAGATGAAGCGGGAAAACCATG TGTATCTGAATGCAAGCAGACTGAGGTCACATGTCTACTCCATAAGGGGGATCAGATCCTGGCTGTCAATGACCTGCGAACAGACACAGCAGAGGAAGTAAAGACATATCTGGGAAGGATTAACGGGCATGAG GTGAAACTGACAATTCAACAACACCCAAATTCTAACCCTTTGCACTCTGAAGAAACCGAGGACATTGTTTAA